A region from the Fusarium graminearum PH-1 chromosome 4, whole genome shotgun sequence genome encodes:
- a CDS encoding U2 snRNP component prp10, producing MSDADFETIKKLQQERNAAATGNKGSRTFDVANQRADDTKQKLTDSADSSLYDKDGPNKFAGYNTSLPMMGEDDDEMGDGDNTRRLTGQYTASREMIDEFARGSGVEEDDILAGKGEKSGRIVDRETDYQKRRFNRALTPTRADPFAENRQAGDSENGTSYREIMEARELEREEQRVLQAIKAKQEGKSDDDGDAKPMLTDGDKDNTEAETTDGATTRKRKKRWDVSSTPAEDDKAEAADAVKPKRSRWDQAPALSAPGAEGAKKRSRWDQAPSATPMGNAGLATPAHPSSSSAIPTTFGTDISGRNMPLSDEELDILLPGESDGYKILDPPPGYEPVRAPAHKLMATPAPQTGFMMQDPEQVRLSGKPMPAEIPGVGDLQFFKAEDMAYFGKLTDGSDENALTVEELKERKIMRLLLKIKNGTPPMRKTALRQITDNARQFGAGPLFDQILPLLMEKTLEDQERHLLVKVIDRILYKLDDLVRPYVHKILVVIEPLLIDQDYYARVEGREIISNLSKAAGLATMISTMRPDIDHVDEYVRNTTARAFAVVASALGIPALLPFLRAVCRSKKSWQARHTGVKIVQQIPILMGCAVLPHLKGLVDCIGPNLNDEQTKVRTVTSLAIAALAEASNPYGIESFDDILNPLWTGARKQRGKGLAGFLKAVGYIIPLMDEEYANYYTSQIMEILLREFSSPDEEMKKVVLKVVSQCAGTDGVTAGYLKEHVLDEFFKSFWVRRMALDKRNYRQVVETTVDIGQKVGVSEIVDRIVNNLKDESEAYRKMTVETVEKIVASLGAADIGERLEERLVDGILHAFQEQSVEDIIMLNGFGSVVNALGTRCKPYIPQIVSTILWRLNNKSATVRQQAADLISRIAMVMKQCGEDALMGKLGVVLYEYLGEEYPEVLGSILGALRSIVTVVGIAQMQPPIKELLPRLTPILRNRHEKVQENTIDLVGRIADRGPESVNAREWMRICFELLDMLKAHKKGIRRAANNTFGFIAKAIGPQDVLATLLNNLRVQERQSRVNTAVAIGIVAETCAPFTVLPALMNEYRVPELNVQNGVLKSLSFLFEYIGEMAKDYVYAVTPLLEDALIDRDQVHRQTAASVVKHIALGVVGLGCEDAMVHLLNLLYPNLFETSPHVIDRIVEAIEAIRMAVGPGLVLNYVWAGLFHPARKVRTPYWRLYNDAYVQGADAMVPYYPNLDEDKMDRPELAIVL from the coding sequence ATGTCTGACGCGGATTTCGAgactatcaagaagctccagcaGGAGCGAAATGCTGCCGCTACGGGCAACAAGGGTTCGCGAACCTTTGATGTCGCCAACCAGCGAGCCGACGATACAAAGCAGAAGCTGACCGACAGCGCTGACAGTTCCTTATACGATAAAGATGGACCTAATAAGTTTGCTGGATATAACACGTCTCTGCCGATGATGggcgaagatgacgacgagatggGTGATGGCGACAATACGCGACGGTTAACCGGCCAGTACACGGCGTCGCGAGAAATGATCGATGAATTCGCCCGGGGAAGTGgtgtcgaagaagatgacaTCCTTGCCGGAAAGGGGGAGAAGAGTGGCCGAATCGTCGATCGCGAAACAGATTACCAGAAGCGCCGCTTCAACCGCGCCCTTACTCCCACGCGCGCCGACCCATTTGCTGAGAACCGCCAGGCTGGTGATTCTGAGAACGGCACAAGCTATCGCGAGATTATGGAGGCTCGCGAACTTGAAAGGGAGGAGCAGCGCGTACTACAAGCCATAAAAGCGAAACAGGAGGGCAAGTctgacgatgatggcgacgCTAAGCCTATGCTCACCGATGGGGATAAAGACAACACCGAAGCCGAAACTACAGATGGTGCTACTACTCGAAAgcgaaagaagagatgggacGTCTCATCGACACCTGCTGAGGATGACAAGGCTGAGGCAGCTGATGCGGTCAAGCCCAAGCGTTCGCGATGGGATCAAGCACCCGCCCTTTCTGCCCCAGGCGCCGAAGGTGCAAAGAAACGTTCGCGATGGGACCAGGCTCCTTCTGCGACACCCATGGGTAACGCAGGACTGGCTACTCCCGCCCACccgtcgtcttcttccgcTATTCCAACAACCTTTGGTACCGACATATCTGGCCGAAACATGCCTCTAAGCGACGAAGAGCTCGATATTCTCCTGCCTGGTGAGAGCGATGGTTACAAGATTCTCGATCCACCTCCTGGATACGAGCCAGTCCGGGCTCCCGCACACAAGCTTATGGCCACCCCTGCCCCTCAAACAGGCTTCATGATGCAGGATCCCGAGCAAGTGCGCCTCTCTGGGAAACCCATGCCTGCTGAAATCCCCGGAGTTGGTGATCTGCAGTTTTTCAAGGCCGAGGATATGGCCTATTTCGGAAAGCTTACTGATGGTTCCGACGAGAATGCTCTgactgttgaggagctcaaggagagGAAGATCATGAGACTGCtcttgaagatcaagaatgGTACTCCCCCCATGAGAAAGACTGCCCTTCGACAGATCACCGACAATGCTAGGCAATTCGGAGCCGGCCCTCTTTTCGATCAGATCCTGCCACTACTCATGGAGAAGACACTAGAGGACCAAGAGCGTCATttgcttgtcaaggttaTTGACCGTATTCTGTACAagcttgatgaccttgtgCGCCCCTATGTCCACAAGATTCTAGTCGTTATCGAACCACTACTCATTGATCAAGACTATTACGCAAGAGTGGAGGGTCGTGAGATCATCTCAAACCTGAGCAAggctgctggtcttgctACAATGATCAGCACAATGCGACCTGATATTGATCACGTTGACGAGTATGTCCGAAACACAACAGCACGAGCCTTTGCCGTCGTCGCATCTGCATTGGGTATTCCTGCTTTGTTACCCTTCCTCAGAGCTGTGTGCCGAAGCAAAAAGTCATGGCAAGCTCGGCATACaggtgtcaagattgtccaACAAATTCCTATTCTCATGGGCTGTGCTGTACTCCCCCACCTCAAGGGACTCGTTGACTGTATTGGACCTAACCTCAACGACGAACAGACAAAGGTCAGAACAGTTACCAGTTTGGCCATTGCTGCCCTAGCCGAAGCCTCCAACCCCTACGGTATCGAGAGTTTCGACGACATCCTGAACCCCCTATGGACCGGTGCCCGCAAACAACGAGGCAAGGGTCTCGCAGGATTCCTCAAGGCTGTCGGGTATATCATCCCTCTGATGGACGAAGAATATGCCAATTACTACACCAGTCAGATTATGGAGATTCTTCTTCGTGAGTTCTCTTCCCCGGATGAGGAAAtgaagaaggttgttctCAAAGTGGTATCTCAGTGCGCTGGCACGGATGGTGTGACTGCAGGATATCTCAAGGAACATGTCTTGGACGAATTCTTCAAGAGCTTCTGGGTACGAAGAATGGCATTGGACAAGCGCAACTACCGACAAGTGGTTGAGACGACAGTCGATATTGGCCAAAAGGTCGGAGTCAGTGAGATTGTGGACAGAATCGTCAACAATCTCAAGGACGAGAGCGAAGCTTACCGAAAGATGACAGTCGAGACGGTCGAGAAGATTGTTGCCAGCCTGGGCGCGGCTGATATCGGCGAGCGTTTAGAAGAGCGACTCGTTGACGGTATCCTCCATGCGTTCCAGGAGCAGAGCGTCGAGGACATTATTATGCTGAACGGGTTTGGCTCTGTTGTCAACGCATTGGGAACCCGCTGCAAACCCTACATCCCCCAAATTGTCAGTACCATCCTGTGGCgactcaacaacaagtcGGCTACAGTTCGACAGCAGGCGGCGGATCTTATCTCTCGAATTGCTATGGTTATGAAGCAATGTGGAGAAGATGCCCTCATGGGAAAGCTAGGTGTTGTGCTCTACGAATACCTCGGCGAGGAGTACCCTGAGGTTCTCGGATCTATCCTGGGCGCTCTACGATCCATCGTCACTGTCGTTGGTATTGCGCAGATGCAACCGCCTATCAAGGAGCTTCTCCCACGACTCACTCCGATCTTGCGAAACCGTCACGAAAAGGTCCAGGAAAATACCATTGACCTGGTCGGCCGTATCGCAGATCGCGGGCCTGAGAGTGTCAATGCCCGAGAATGGATGCGAATCTGCTTCGAGCTGCTTGACATGCTAAAGGCTCACAAGAAGGGTATTCGACGAGCTGCCAATAACACATTCGGTTtcatcgccaaggccatTGGCCCTCAAGATGTGCTTGCAACCTTGCTGAACAATCTTCGGGTACAGGAGCGTCAGTCTCGTGTCAACActgctgttgccattggtATTGTCGCCGAAACTTGTGCTCCTTTCACTGTCTTGCCAGCTCTGATGAACGAGTACCGAGTCCCTGAGCTCAACGTGCAAAACGGTGTGCTCAAGTCACTCTCGTTCCTCTTCGAGTACATCGGTGAGATGGCAAAGGACTACGTTTATGCAGTAACTCCCCTATTGGAAGACGCTCTTATCGACCGTGACCAAGTCCATCGTCAAACAGCAGCCTCCGTCGTCAAGCATATTGCTCTTGGCGTCGTTGGCTTGGGCTGCGAAGATGCCATGGTGCATCTGCTCAACCTCCTCTACCCCAACCTTTTTGAAACCAGTCCACACGTTATCGACCGTATCGTCGAGGCTATCGAGGCTATTCGAATGGCGGTTGGACCGGGCTTGGTGCTCAACTACGTCTGGGCGGGTCTATTCCATCCGGCACGAAAGGTCAGAACTCCATACTGGCGTCTGTACAACGACGCGTATGTTCAGGGGGCAGACGCCATGGTGCCATACTACCCCAACCTGGAtgaagacaagatggaccgACCAGAGCTTGCAATCGTGTTGTAA
- a CDS encoding 40S ribosomal protein S13-1 yields MGRLHSKGKGISASALPYSRSSPAWLKTTPEQVVEQISKLARKGATPSQIGVILRDSHGIAQVKHVTGNRILRILKSSGLAPELPEDLYMLIKKAVAVRKHLERNRKDKDSKFRLILIESRIHRLARYYKTVGVLPPTWKYESATASTIVA; encoded by the exons ATGGGCCGTCTTCACAGCAAGGGAAAGGGCATTTCTGCCTCCGCTCTCCCCTACTCTCGATCTTCCCCTGCGTGGTTGAAGACCACCCCCGAGCAGGTTGTCGAGCAGATCTCCAAGCTCGCCCGTAAGGGTGCCACCCCTTCTCAGATCGGTGTCATTCTCCGTGACTCTCACGGTATTGCCCAGGTCAAGCACGTCACTG GTAACCGAATTCTCCGAATTCTCAAGTCCAGCG GCCTCGCCCCCGAGCTCCCCGAGGATCTGTACATGCTTATCAAGAAG GCTGTTGCCGTCCGAAAGCACCTTGAGCGCAACCgcaaggacaaggactcCAAGTTCCGTCTCATTCTCATTGAGTCCCGAATTCACCG TCTGGCCCGTTACTACAAGACCGTCGGTGTCCTTCCCCCCACCTGGAAGTACGAGTCCGCTACTGCCAGCACCATCGTCGCTTAA